The sequence TGGCGCGCGCCGGAGATCCCAGACCGGCAATGCGCGCGCCTTGTTTCTTCACCTTCAAAAGAAGTGCTACGAGATCGTGTTTTGCCAATATGATGCGTTCAGCAAATTTTTTGTGCGCTTTTACGTCGTAGAGACCAGCCTTTTTCTCGGTAGCCAAGAGTTCTTTCGCTCGCGCGCTCATCTGGTGTTTACCTTTCATGGCGTACACACGAATTGATCCGCCGGCGGCAGAAATACGTTCAGCGTCGACGACGGATAGTCCCACTTGTGCAAAGAGATGCTGGAGAGGCTGAAGCGCGTAGAAACGAAGGTGTTCATGATACACAGTATCAAACTCTAGCTTCTCAAAAATGTCTAAAAGGTATTGCGATTCGGAAACGAACACACCGTCGGTAGCGAGCAGGTCCTTAACATTCTTAGCCAAAGAAACGGTATCGTTGATGTGCGCAAACACGTTCGTGGCGGTAATAATTTTAGCCGGACCATATTTCTTTAGAATAGTTGCGACAGTTTCTTTATTGAAAAAACTTTTGATCGTCGTAATGCCGTTCTTTTTTGCCACATCCGCGGCACCTGTCGGTTCAACACCGACAACTTTCATCCCCTTCTCTTTAAAACCCTGCAGGAGCGTGCCGTCATTTGAACCGATATCCACGATTAGACTCTTGGGAATCGCATAACCCTGTTTTTCCAACGTATC is a genomic window of Patescibacteria group bacterium containing:
- a CDS encoding class I SAM-dependent methyltransferase; translation: MKKTKYTGHVSECQICQNKNLKPILSLGHQPVVQEYLTKESLDQPEVTYPLNLVYCDKCGLTQIDYIVPPEIVFPPDYPYRTGLTNMLIRNFRALADTLEKQGYAIPKSLIVDIGSNDGTLLQGFKEKGMKVVGVEPTGAADVAKKNGITTIKSFFNKETVATILKKYGPAKIITATNVFAHINDTVSLAKNVKDLLATDGVFVSESQYLLDIFEKLEFDTVYHEHLRFYALQPLQHLFAQVGLSVVDAERISAAGGSIRVYAMKGKHQMSARAKELLATEKKAGLYDVKAHKKFAERIILAKHDLVALLLKVKKQGARIAGLGSPARANTLLGFTKITTDILDYACEKKGSPKIGLFTPGTHIPVFEEEKLLKEQPEYALVLSWHIGMELIKKTKEAGFKGKFIMPLPIPRIIK